The genome window TTCCCATGCCTTTGAAAGACTGATTGAACTCACAGAAAGAGAAGAAGGGATTTCCATCTTAAAAAAAGATGGTGCCAAATAGTCACCGGCCTTCGTGAAGAGTTTCCTCACATCAGTGTGAAAACCCTTTGCGGACTGTTTGGCATGTCTTCCCAGGCCTATTACAAAAAGAAAAAAAATCTTTTGTCGCGTCATCAGATCAGAACAGCCATCTTGGATGCCGTCTTCTTCTACCGCTCAAAGGCTCCGGGCATCGGTGGTTTGAAATTATACCATGAGCTCCGCTCCCTTTATGGAAGCGAGATAACCGGAGGGCGGGATGCCTTCCTTCATCTGCTGCGTTCGGAACGCCTTATGCTGCCCCCGAAGAAACCCAGGCATACGACGGACTCCCACCATCTTTACAAGAAGTATCCGAATCTGATCAAGGGGGTAACGGCACAATACCCGAACCATATCTGGGTATGTGACATCACTTACATCTGGATTGAAGGTGGCGTATGCTACCTCCATCTTGTAACGGACATGTACTCACATGCCGTTTTAGGATGGGTGCTCTCTCCCAGTTTGCATGCCGAATATACGCTACAGGCACTGGAACAGGCCATCAATGAGGCCGGAGGTGGCAATCTTTGCGGCACAATCCACCATTCCGACCGGGGGGTACAGTATGCCTGCGATGCCTATATCGACACACT of Bacteroides sp. AN502(2024) contains these proteins:
- a CDS encoding IS3 family transposase, with translation MKTLCGLFGMSSQAYYKKKKNLLSRHQIRTAILDAVFFYRSKAPGIGGLKLYHELRSLYGSEITGGRDAFLHLLRSERLMLPPKKPRHTTDSHHLYKKYPNLIKGVTAQYPNHIWVCDITYIWIEGGVCYLHLVTDMYSHAVLGWVLSPSLHAEYTLQALEQAINEAGGGNLCGTIHHSDRGVQYACDAYIDTLVTHHIRVSMTEDYNPTDNAVAERMNGILKTEWIYGMSLFRDKEMAREQITRMIDFYNNGRPHMSIGMKKPMDVYHGEVPGKSLWKK